A single window of Shewanella sp. Choline-02u-19 DNA harbors:
- the yajC gene encoding preprotein translocase subunit YajC, with amino-acid sequence MFISNAYAADSPIGGAGGTMELIFMLVIFGLIFYFMIFRPQSKRVKEHKNLMGSLSKGDEVLTSGGILGKIAKISDENDYVLLAINETSEITIKKDYIAAVLPKGSIKSL; translated from the coding sequence ATGTTTATTTCAAATGCGTATGCAGCAGATTCACCTATAGGCGGCGCTGGCGGCACTATGGAACTTATTTTCATGTTGGTCATTTTTGGCCTGATTTTCTACTTTATGATTTTCCGTCCACAGTCTAAGCGCGTAAAAGAGCACAAGAACCTTATGGGCTCTTTGAGCAAAGGCGATGAAGTGCTGACTAGCGGTGGCATTTTGGGCAAGATAGCCAAAATCAGTGATGAGAATGACTACGTATTGTTGGCTATCAACGAGACTAGCGAAATCACTATTAAAAAGGATTACATTGCGGCGGTATTGCCAAAAGGCTCTATTAAGTCACTTTAA
- a CDS encoding YaeQ family protein, with translation MALKATVFKVSLQIADMDRAYYNDHQLMLAQHPSETDDRMMVRLLAFAMNASESLAFSKGMNVDDEPELWDKTLSGEIDLWIEFGQSDEKWIRKACGRAKAVQLITYAGRSVPIWWKQNEAALARYNNLTVTNIPEDAVKAMGQMVGKNMALQINICEGQIWISDANDSVLVEPEILKGE, from the coding sequence ATGGCCTTAAAAGCAACAGTATTCAAAGTATCTCTCCAAATCGCCGATATGGATCGTGCTTACTACAACGACCATCAATTAATGCTCGCTCAACATCCCTCTGAAACCGACGACCGTATGATGGTAAGATTGCTCGCTTTCGCAATGAATGCCAGCGAATCTTTAGCTTTCAGCAAGGGCATGAACGTTGACGATGAACCAGAGCTTTGGGATAAAACCTTATCAGGTGAAATTGATCTCTGGATTGAGTTTGGTCAAAGTGATGAGAAATGGATCCGTAAAGCCTGTGGCCGCGCTAAAGCTGTGCAGCTTATTACCTACGCTGGGCGTAGTGTTCCCATTTGGTGGAAACAGAACGAAGCCGCGCTAGCACGTTACAATAACCTAACGGTGACCAATATCCCAGAAGACGCCGTTAAAGCGATGGGACAAATGGTGGGTAAAAATATGGCATTGCAAATTAACATCTGTGAAGGTCAGATTTGGATTTCAGATGCAAATGACAGTGTGTTGGTCGAGCCTGAAATACTAAAGGGTGAATAA
- the queA gene encoding tRNA preQ1(34) S-adenosylmethionine ribosyltransferase-isomerase QueA → MRVADFSFELPDELIARYPTPERTASRLLSLDGNSGALADLQFTAILEQVQPGDLMVFNNTRVIPARLFGKKQSGGKLEILVERMLDDKRILAHVRSSKSPKVDAIICLDGGYEMKMCARHDTLFELQLQSDKTILEVLEEVGHMPLPPYIDRPDEDADKERYQTVYNQTPGAVAAPTAGLHFDDAMLAALKEKGVNTAFVTLHVGAGTFQPVRVDEILDHKMHSEWAEVSQEVVDLIATTKAKGKRVIAVGTTSVRSLESAAKASLAELEPFKGDTDIFIYPGYQFQIVDAMLTNFHLPESTLIMLLSAFAGFDEVKNAYQHAIAQKYRFFSYGDAMFVTKKAN, encoded by the coding sequence ATGCGCGTTGCAGACTTTTCTTTTGAACTTCCTGATGAGCTTATAGCTCGTTATCCCACTCCTGAGCGTACTGCTTCTAGATTATTATCGTTAGACGGTAATAGTGGTGCATTAGCGGATCTGCAATTTACTGCGATTCTTGAACAAGTTCAGCCGGGTGATTTGATGGTATTTAATAATACCCGTGTCATACCAGCGCGCTTATTTGGTAAAAAACAGTCCGGTGGTAAGTTAGAGATCTTAGTCGAGCGCATGCTTGATGATAAGCGAATTCTAGCGCATGTTCGTAGCTCTAAGTCCCCTAAGGTAGATGCTATTATTTGCTTAGATGGCGGTTATGAAATGAAAATGTGTGCTCGTCATGACACGCTATTTGAATTACAACTGCAGTCTGATAAAACGATCCTTGAGGTGTTAGAAGAGGTCGGCCATATGCCATTGCCACCTTATATCGACAGACCGGACGAAGATGCCGATAAAGAACGTTATCAAACCGTTTATAACCAAACTCCAGGCGCTGTCGCTGCGCCAACCGCTGGGCTGCATTTTGATGATGCAATGCTGGCAGCACTAAAAGAGAAAGGGGTTAACACCGCTTTTGTTACTTTGCACGTGGGCGCAGGCACATTCCAGCCGGTACGCGTTGACGAGATCCTTGACCATAAAATGCATTCAGAGTGGGCCGAAGTCTCTCAAGAGGTGGTTGACTTAATTGCAACAACTAAAGCGAAAGGCAAGCGAGTCATTGCCGTGGGTACCACATCAGTACGCTCTTTAGAAAGTGCCGCTAAAGCATCTTTAGCTGAGCTTGAACCCTTTAAAGGTGACACCGATATCTTTATTTACCCTGGATATCAGTTCCAAATAGTCGATGCAATGCTGACTAATTTTCATCTACCCGAATCGACATTGATTATGTTACTGAGTGCTTTCGCTGGCTTTGATGAAGTAAAAAACGCCTATCAGCACGCGATTGCTCAAAAATACCGCTTCTTTAGCTATGGTGACGCCATGTTTGTGACTAAAAAAGCGAACTAA
- the tgt gene encoding tRNA guanosine(34) transglycosylase Tgt yields MKFELDTTQGRARRGRLVFERGTVETPAFMPVGTYGTVKGMTPEEVRETGADILLGNTFHLWLRPGEEIMRKHGDLHDFMNWQRPILTDSGGFQVFSLGDIRKITEAGVHFRSPINGEKIFLDPEKSMQIQDSLGSDVVMIFDECTPYPATEDEARKSMQMSLRWAQRSRDEFDKLENPNSLFGIIQGGVYEDLRDESLNGLVDIGFDGYAVGGLAVGEPKEDMHRILEHVCPKIPADKPRYLMGVGKPEDLVEGVRRGVDMFDCVMPTRNARNGHLFTSEGVIKIRNARHRDDTAPLDAKCDCYTCKNYSRAYLYHLDRCNEILGARLNTMHNLRYYQRLMEGLRGAIETGTLDDFVTEFYTSLGREVPEVPELTD; encoded by the coding sequence ATGAAATTTGAATTAGATACAACCCAAGGTCGCGCACGTCGCGGTCGTTTAGTGTTTGAACGCGGTACCGTTGAAACACCAGCGTTTATGCCTGTAGGTACTTACGGTACTGTAAAAGGGATGACGCCTGAAGAAGTGCGTGAAACTGGCGCTGATATCCTGCTAGGTAATACTTTTCACTTATGGCTTCGCCCAGGTGAAGAGATCATGCGTAAACATGGTGACCTGCATGACTTTATGAACTGGCAGCGTCCAATTTTGACTGACTCAGGTGGATTCCAAGTATTTAGCTTGGGCGATATCCGTAAGATCACCGAAGCGGGCGTACATTTCCGTTCACCGATTAATGGTGAAAAGATTTTCTTAGATCCAGAAAAATCAATGCAGATCCAAGATTCATTAGGCAGCGATGTCGTGATGATTTTTGATGAGTGCACGCCATACCCAGCAACAGAAGATGAAGCACGTAAATCGATGCAGATGTCTCTACGTTGGGCTCAGCGTTCACGTGATGAATTCGACAAACTTGAAAACCCGAACTCGTTGTTCGGCATTATTCAAGGTGGTGTTTATGAAGACCTGCGCGATGAAAGCCTAAATGGCCTAGTCGACATTGGTTTTGATGGATACGCAGTCGGTGGTTTAGCCGTTGGTGAACCTAAAGAAGACATGCACCGCATTCTTGAGCACGTTTGTCCTAAGATACCAGCTGATAAACCACGCTACTTGATGGGGGTCGGTAAACCAGAGGATTTAGTTGAAGGCGTACGTCGTGGCGTAGACATGTTTGATTGTGTTATGCCAACACGTAATGCTCGAAACGGTCATTTGTTTACCAGTGAAGGTGTTATCAAGATCCGTAATGCACGTCATCGTGATGACACTGCACCACTCGATGCTAAGTGTGATTGTTATACCTGTAAGAACTATTCACGGGCATACCTTTACCACTTAGATCGTTGTAATGAGATTCTAGGTGCTCGATTAAACACCATGCATAACCTTCGTTATTATCAAAGATTGATGGAAGGTTTGCGTGGTGCGATTGAGACAGGTACATTAGACGACTTTGTTACAGAGTTCTATACCAGCCTTGGCCGGGAAGTACCTGAAGTTCCTGAATTAACCGATTAA
- a CDS encoding rhodanese-like domain-containing protein → MKHNPAFLALVESILPHITEITIEQYLTHKGWTLLDVREDHEWNINHLPAAHHLCKGIIERDIETRFPDKSTPLTLYCGGGYRSAMAAFNLQVMGYTKVVSLSGGYKAWLERQLPLIEG, encoded by the coding sequence ATGAAACATAACCCTGCATTTCTGGCCCTTGTTGAAAGTATTCTCCCACATATTACTGAAATCACTATTGAACAATACTTGACGCATAAAGGCTGGACCTTACTTGATGTGAGAGAAGATCATGAGTGGAATATTAATCATCTTCCCGCTGCGCATCACTTGTGCAAAGGCATTATTGAAAGAGATATCGAGACGCGCTTTCCTGATAAGAGTACTCCCCTAACGCTATATTGTGGTGGTGGTTACCGCTCGGCAATGGCTGCTTTCAATTTACAAGTTATGGGTTATACCAAAGTTGTCTCACTATCAGGTGGTTATAAAGCATGGCTTGAGAGACAATTGCCGCTTATTGAAGGTTAG
- a CDS encoding phosphate-starvation-inducible protein PsiE gives MDKMYRKYGITSIKAVEHLVLMIIAIATIVAIGQEIVHIFNAGEVALADLLLLFIYLEVLAMVSHYAESGKLPIRMPLYIAIVALARYLILDMKAMDDWRIASISFSTLILAATVIVIRWGQLKLPYPRPKEDD, from the coding sequence ATGGATAAAATGTATCGAAAATACGGTATTACAAGTATCAAAGCCGTTGAACATTTAGTATTAATGATTATTGCCATCGCCACTATTGTGGCGATTGGACAAGAGATAGTGCATATATTTAACGCGGGTGAAGTTGCTTTAGCTGACTTATTATTGCTGTTTATTTACCTGGAAGTGTTAGCAATGGTTTCGCATTATGCCGAGTCGGGCAAGTTGCCGATTAGAATGCCGCTTTACATTGCTATTGTTGCGTTAGCGCGTTATTTAATTTTAGATATGAAAGCTATGGACGACTGGCGTATTGCTTCGATCTCATTCTCGACGTTAATTTTAGCAGCCACTGTTATTGTTATCCGCTGGGGGCAATTGAAATTACCGTATCCCCGCCCTAAGGAAGATGATTAG
- a CDS encoding putative signal transducing protein — translation MDDKMRLLAAGNLLEAHTWKGMLESIGIPVELKGEALLGGVGELPTGIQNVELWVSQSHYQSAKKQMESLNADRPQWKCVNCHEVNESSFELCWNCSAERSEQYN, via the coding sequence ATGGATGATAAAATGCGGTTACTTGCAGCTGGAAACTTGTTAGAAGCGCATACTTGGAAAGGTATGCTTGAATCTATTGGTATTCCGGTAGAGCTTAAAGGTGAAGCGCTATTAGGTGGCGTGGGTGAATTGCCTACAGGGATACAGAATGTTGAGCTTTGGGTATCACAGAGCCATTACCAGAGTGCCAAAAAACAGATGGAATCGTTGAATGCGGATCGTCCGCAGTGGAAATGCGTTAATTGCCATGAAGTTAACGAGTCAAGCTTTGAGCTGTGTTGGAATTGCAGCGCTGAAAGAAGTGAGCAGTACAATTAA
- the secF gene encoding protein translocase subunit SecF has protein sequence MFQILNIKGSVNFLRHAIPISILSVILVLGSLGSLATKGINWGLDFTGGTVVELEFSNSVNLTVIRDGLTTDETDGAIVQNFGSSRDILIRLPVKEGIKSDVQVAQVMDAVTLLDPAVIQKRVEFVGPQVGKELAEQGGLAVLVALICILIYVSFRFEWRLALGSVTALAHDVIITLGVFSLFQLEFDLTVLAGVLTVVGYSLNDTIVVFDRIRENFLKMRKSSPEEVVNTSITQTMSRTIITTATTLVVVIALFLKGGTMIHGFATALLMGIFVGTFSSIYVASFLAIKLGINREHMMPVEIEKEGADQDKLMS, from the coding sequence ATGTTTCAGATTTTAAATATCAAAGGCTCTGTCAACTTTCTGCGTCATGCTATACCTATTAGTATCCTTTCAGTGATACTAGTGCTGGGCTCGTTAGGGTCTTTAGCGACAAAGGGTATTAATTGGGGCTTGGATTTTACGGGCGGTACCGTTGTTGAACTCGAGTTTTCGAATTCAGTCAATTTGACAGTGATACGTGATGGACTCACAACAGATGAAACCGATGGTGCAATAGTACAAAACTTTGGTTCGAGCCGCGACATTCTTATTCGCCTTCCTGTTAAAGAAGGCATAAAGAGTGATGTGCAGGTTGCTCAGGTCATGGACGCTGTTACTCTACTTGACCCTGCTGTAATCCAAAAACGAGTTGAGTTTGTAGGACCACAAGTCGGTAAAGAGTTAGCTGAGCAAGGTGGATTAGCGGTTTTAGTCGCATTGATATGTATTCTAATATACGTATCTTTCCGCTTTGAATGGCGTTTAGCATTAGGTTCTGTAACTGCATTAGCCCATGACGTTATCATTACCCTTGGCGTGTTCTCTTTATTTCAACTTGAATTCGACCTCACCGTATTGGCAGGTGTGTTAACCGTTGTTGGTTACTCGCTCAACGATACGATTGTTGTATTTGACCGTATACGTGAAAACTTCCTCAAGATGCGTAAAAGCAGTCCTGAAGAAGTGGTGAATACGTCGATTACTCAGACAATGAGTCGTACTATTATTACAACAGCGACGACATTAGTCGTAGTTATTGCCTTGTTCTTAAAAGGTGGCACCATGATCCACGGCTTTGCTACGGCTTTGCTAATGGGGATTTTTGTCGGTACATTTTCTTCAATCTACGTCGCGAGTTTCTTAGCGATTAAACTTGGGATCAATCGTGAACACATGATGCCAGTTGAGATTGAAAAAGAGGGTGCAGATCAAGATAAACTAATGTCTTAG
- a CDS encoding YecH family metal-binding protein: MSDSIHGHKVMELMLEHEEPLSREALKALMQGTFGADARYHTCSAEEMDAEALIDFLEKKGKFIHSETGIATAADRICNH, translated from the coding sequence ATGTCAGATTCAATACACGGTCACAAGGTTATGGAACTCATGCTTGAGCATGAAGAGCCTTTATCACGAGAAGCTTTAAAAGCGTTAATGCAGGGGACATTTGGTGCGGACGCTCGTTACCATACTTGTTCTGCCGAAGAGATGGATGCAGAAGCCTTGATTGACTTTTTAGAGAAGAAAGGTAAGTTTATTCACTCTGAGACTGGCATTGCGACAGCAGCCGATCGTATTTGCAATCATTAA
- the secD gene encoding protein translocase subunit SecD, with protein MLNKYPMWKNLMVMIIIAVGAFYAIPNLFGEDHAVQVVATRGAEVTASTQSAVNDVLVSKGIAVKRSELENGQLLVRVNNGEDQLLAKEAISDALGDKFTVALNLAPATPEWLESMGGSPMKLGLDLRGGVHFLMEVDMGEAVRKMTEAKVADYRTDLRAEKIRYAGIRNGAKGIEIKFRDAETLANAERFLKSRSNDMVFTDRSTGDNYFLIANPSDVYLKQIKEDALQQNITTLRNRVNELGVAEPVVQRQGAERIIVELPGVQDTARAKEILSATASIEFHMVDQSADAQAVASGRVPAGSEVYQRRSGGPVVLKKAVMLTGDHIQGAQPSYDEYSRPQVSINLDSKGGSIFSNVTKDNIGKPMATLFIEYKDTGDKNADGSVKMKKIEEVISVATIQARLGRNFVITGLEHAESQNLALLLRAGALIAPVYIVEERTIGPSLGAENIQNGVQAMIWGMAVVLVFMMVYYRGFGLIANLALTANLVMVVGVMSMIPGAVLTLPGIAGMVLTVGMAVDGNVLIYERIREELRNGRSVQQAIHEGYGNAFSTIADANITTFMTALILFAVGTGAVKGFAVTLMIGIATSMFTAIVGTRSIVNAIWGGKRVKKLSI; from the coding sequence GTGTTAAATAAATACCCAATGTGGAAAAACCTAATGGTGATGATTATCATCGCCGTAGGTGCATTCTATGCGATACCAAACCTTTTCGGTGAGGACCATGCTGTACAGGTGGTTGCAACCCGAGGGGCAGAGGTGACAGCGTCGACTCAGTCGGCAGTAAATGATGTATTAGTAAGTAAAGGCATCGCTGTTAAGCGTTCTGAGCTAGAAAACGGTCAATTATTGGTTCGTGTTAATAATGGTGAAGATCAATTATTAGCGAAAGAGGCGATTTCTGATGCACTTGGCGACAAGTTCACAGTAGCGCTTAACTTAGCGCCTGCAACACCAGAATGGCTAGAGTCTATGGGCGGTTCGCCTATGAAACTAGGTCTCGATCTACGTGGTGGTGTTCACTTCTTAATGGAAGTTGACATGGGTGAAGCCGTTCGCAAGATGACCGAAGCCAAAGTTGCTGACTACAGAACTGATTTACGAGCTGAGAAAATTCGCTATGCGGGTATTCGTAATGGCGCCAAAGGTATCGAGATTAAGTTTCGTGATGCTGAGACCCTAGCGAATGCAGAACGCTTCCTTAAGTCTCGCAGTAACGACATGGTCTTTACTGACCGCTCTACTGGAGATAACTATTTCCTTATTGCTAATCCAAGTGACGTTTATTTAAAACAGATCAAGGAAGATGCGTTACAACAAAATATTACAACCTTGCGTAATCGTGTCAACGAGCTTGGTGTGGCTGAGCCTGTTGTACAGCGCCAAGGTGCTGAACGTATTATTGTTGAACTGCCTGGTGTTCAAGACACGGCTCGCGCAAAAGAGATTTTGAGTGCGACTGCGTCAATCGAATTCCACATGGTTGATCAGAGTGCGGACGCTCAAGCGGTAGCTAGTGGTCGTGTACCAGCGGGTTCTGAAGTTTATCAGCGCCGCTCAGGTGGCCCTGTTGTACTTAAAAAAGCGGTTATGCTAACGGGTGATCATATCCAAGGTGCACAACCAAGCTACGATGAGTACAGCCGCCCACAAGTGTCTATTAACCTAGATTCTAAAGGTGGTTCTATATTCTCAAATGTGACTAAAGACAACATAGGTAAGCCTATGGCAACTTTATTCATTGAGTATAAAGATACTGGTGATAAGAACGCTGACGGCAGCGTGAAAATGAAGAAGATTGAAGAAGTTATTTCAGTCGCCACGATTCAAGCTCGTCTTGGTCGTAACTTTGTGATCACCGGCCTTGAACATGCTGAATCACAAAACTTAGCGCTGTTACTTCGTGCTGGTGCGTTGATTGCGCCGGTTTATATCGTTGAAGAACGTACCATTGGCCCAAGCTTAGGTGCTGAAAATATCCAAAACGGTGTTCAAGCAATGATCTGGGGTATGGCGGTTGTTCTTGTCTTCATGATGGTTTATTACCGTGGCTTTGGTCTTATCGCAAACCTTGCGTTAACAGCTAACCTAGTGATGGTTGTTGGTGTTATGTCGATGATCCCTGGCGCTGTACTAACGCTTCCTGGTATTGCCGGTATGGTATTAACAGTGGGTATGGCGGTTGACGGTAACGTACTTATTTACGAGCGTATTCGTGAAGAACTGCGTAACGGTCGAAGCGTTCAGCAAGCGATTCATGAAGGTTATGGCAATGCATTTTCAACAATTGCCGATGCTAACATTACTACCTTTATGACGGCACTTATCTTATTTGCTGTCGGCACGGGTGCTGTAAAAGGCTTCGCGGTTACCTTAATGATTGGTATCGCTACTTCTATGTTTACCGCTATTGTCGGAACTCGTTCAATTGTGAACGCGATCTGGGGTGGTAAGCGCGTGAAGAAACTGTCTATCTAA
- the trmJ gene encoding tRNA (cytosine(32)/uridine(32)-2'-O)-methyltransferase TrmJ — protein MLSNIRVVLVGTSHPGNIGSTARAMKTMGLSTLYLAEPRVTPDGHSVALAAGASDILKNAITVGSVEEAIADCSLVIATSARSRTLDWPMLEPREAGEKLVASALTGPVAIVFGRENNGLSNEELQGCDYHVAIPANPEYTSLNLAQAVQIICYEARVAHLAQVQKEFESNKPDGFVEPENEYPFSKERENFYEHMENTLLSTHFIVKQHPGQVMTKLRRLFSRARIERQEMNILRGILTSVDKVVAKNETNDK, from the coding sequence ATGCTCAGCAATATTCGCGTCGTTCTTGTCGGTACATCCCACCCAGGGAATATAGGTTCAACAGCCCGTGCTATGAAAACCATGGGGTTATCCACTTTATATCTAGCAGAACCTAGGGTTACACCTGATGGCCATTCAGTGGCATTAGCCGCAGGTGCTTCAGATATTTTAAAAAATGCTATTACAGTAGGCTCTGTTGAAGAGGCTATTGCAGATTGTAGCCTAGTTATCGCTACCAGTGCGCGAAGCCGTACACTCGATTGGCCAATGCTAGAGCCAAGAGAGGCGGGTGAAAAACTTGTTGCATCAGCACTCACTGGTCCCGTCGCTATCGTATTTGGACGTGAAAACAACGGCCTTTCTAATGAAGAGTTGCAGGGCTGCGATTATCATGTTGCGATACCAGCCAATCCAGAATACACCTCGCTTAACTTAGCGCAGGCTGTTCAAATCATCTGTTATGAAGCTCGTGTAGCGCATTTAGCGCAGGTTCAAAAAGAGTTTGAAAGTAATAAGCCTGACGGATTTGTTGAGCCTGAAAACGAATACCCATTTTCAAAAGAGCGTGAAAACTTTTATGAACATATGGAGAACACGCTTTTATCGACCCATTTTATCGTGAAACAACATCCAGGTCAGGTAATGACAAAGCTACGCAGGCTATTCAGTCGCGCTAGAATCGAACGTCAAGAGATGAATATCTTGCGTGGAATTTTAACGTCGGTAGACAAAGTCGTCGCTAAGAATGAAACCAACGATAAGTAA
- a CDS encoding precorrin-2 dehydrogenase/sirohydrochlorin ferrochelatase family protein encodes MQYFPLFVDTQSLRVLIVGGGDVASRKLDLLCRTEAEVHVIANEASAEVIAYQQKGRITLEQRAVNEHDIRSWDLVYLATADKALNERLATIAKQGGIWVNVVDNPSFCSFITPSIVDRGRLQIAISTAGAAPVYARELRARLESWLPQSITPLFDFIAERRQDVQAKLPIFKQRRLFWERFFKLNQSRFDKQTTAHYQASFTQQDGQGELLLLDAQIEAELLPIAAMPYLQKLDIVFSEQSMPHTLNELLRRDAARDSNWSDYSLQQALCEGEHCLVYADVAEIDRLVTLFPQAKRLKVGAI; translated from the coding sequence ATGCAATATTTTCCGTTGTTTGTTGATACCCAATCCTTGAGGGTATTAATCGTAGGTGGTGGCGATGTTGCCAGTCGTAAACTCGATTTGCTCTGTCGTACTGAAGCTGAGGTGCATGTCATTGCGAACGAGGCGAGTGCTGAAGTCATTGCTTATCAACAAAAAGGGCGTATTACGCTAGAGCAGCGTGCCGTAAACGAGCACGATATCAGATCGTGGGATTTAGTTTATTTGGCAACGGCAGATAAAGCACTCAATGAGAGGTTAGCGACTATCGCTAAGCAGGGGGGGATATGGGTTAATGTGGTTGATAATCCAAGCTTTTGCAGTTTTATAACGCCTTCTATTGTAGACAGAGGTCGATTACAAATAGCGATAAGCACCGCCGGCGCCGCGCCTGTTTATGCACGGGAGCTTAGAGCCAGACTAGAATCATGGTTACCGCAGTCGATTACGCCACTATTTGATTTTATTGCAGAACGTCGACAAGACGTGCAAGCAAAGTTACCAATATTTAAACAAAGAAGATTGTTTTGGGAGCGTTTTTTTAAGCTCAATCAATCTCGATTTGATAAACAAACAACGGCTCATTATCAAGCCAGTTTTACTCAGCAAGATGGACAAGGGGAGCTGTTACTGCTTGATGCACAAATCGAGGCTGAGCTTCTGCCTATCGCCGCGATGCCTTACCTGCAAAAATTAGATATTGTCTTTAGCGAACAATCGATGCCTCATACACTCAATGAGTTACTTAGGCGAGATGCTGCACGCGACAGTAACTGGAGTGATTACAGCTTGCAACAAGCACTCTGCGAGGGTGAGCACTGCTTAGTGTATGCAGATGTTGCCGAGATTGATCGATTAGTCACACTGTTTCCGCAAGCCAAGCGTTTAAAAGTAGGGGCAATCTAA
- the suhB gene encoding inositol-1-monophosphatase, whose translation MLPMHTIAVRAARAAGQIITRAYGELDRIEVTSKGANDYVTNVDKEAEAAITYQIRKAYPDHTIIGEETGENKGANKDYVWIIDPLDGTNNFVRGIPHFAVSVAMQFKGKTEVAVVYDPIRDELFSAVRGKFAKLNDFRIRVKPRNDLSDNIIATGFPFKAKQHTETYMKLFALTFTQCADLRRAGSAALDLAYLAAGRVDGFFEIGLKPWDIAAGDLIVREAGGTVTDFTGNHNYLTSGNIVAGNPKTTTALVKSFRPLLSEALKR comes from the coding sequence ATGCTTCCAATGCATACCATTGCCGTGCGCGCCGCTCGCGCTGCCGGCCAAATAATTACACGTGCTTATGGCGAACTAGACCGTATTGAGGTTACTTCAAAAGGAGCTAATGACTACGTCACTAACGTGGATAAAGAAGCTGAAGCTGCAATTACCTACCAGATCCGTAAGGCTTACCCTGATCACACTATCATTGGTGAAGAAACAGGTGAGAACAAAGGCGCTAATAAAGATTACGTTTGGATCATAGACCCACTGGATGGCACTAATAACTTTGTCAGAGGTATCCCTCACTTTGCTGTATCTGTCGCGATGCAGTTTAAAGGTAAAACAGAAGTTGCTGTTGTGTATGACCCTATTCGTGATGAGCTTTTCTCTGCTGTACGCGGAAAATTTGCCAAGTTAAACGACTTCCGAATTCGCGTTAAGCCAAGAAACGATCTGAGTGACAATATCATTGCTACTGGATTCCCTTTCAAGGCAAAACAGCACACTGAAACGTACATGAAGCTTTTCGCTTTAACATTTACACAATGTGCTGATTTACGTCGTGCAGGTTCTGCCGCGTTAGATCTAGCTTACCTTGCAGCTGGCCGTGTTGATGGTTTCTTTGAAATCGGTCTTAAGCCTTGGGACATTGCAGCAGGTGATTTGATTGTTCGTGAAGCTGGCGGCACAGTAACTGACTTTACTGGCAACCATAACTACCTCACATCAGGAAATATCGTTGCAGGTAACCCAAAAACAACAACTGCACTTGTTAAGTCATTCCGCCCATTATTGAGCGAAGCGCTTAAGCGTTAA